A DNA window from Christiangramia salexigens contains the following coding sequences:
- a CDS encoding response regulator, with protein MKKIDIACIIDDDPIFIFGTKKIMKLANFCNSFMVFHNGEEAINHLKPIIESNQPSLPDVILLDLNMPIMDGWQFLDEFIKIPCDKQITIYIVSSSINPDDMERAKSYDKVSTYLIKPITPTQLQLILSNENTTKNKA; from the coding sequence ATGAAAAAAATTGACATTGCATGTATCATAGATGATGACCCAATATTCATCTTTGGCACAAAAAAGATCATGAAACTTGCTAATTTTTGCAATAGTTTCATGGTTTTCCATAATGGAGAGGAAGCCATTAACCATTTAAAACCAATAATAGAATCTAATCAACCAAGTTTGCCGGATGTTATCCTTCTGGATCTGAATATGCCTATTATGGATGGCTGGCAATTTCTGGATGAATTTATCAAGATTCCCTGTGATAAGCAGATAACGATTTATATTGTAAGCTCCTCAATTAACCCGGACGACATGGAGAGGGCTAAATCTTATGATAAAGTAAGTACCTATCTCATTAAACCAATTACTCCTACTCAGCTACAACTTATTCTTAGTAACGAAAACACAACTAAGAATAAAGCATAA